One Ignavibacterium album JCM 16511 genomic region harbors:
- a CDS encoding [Fe-Fe] hydrogenase large subunit C-terminal domain-containing protein: MNHAIVTTITDRCKRCYSCIRECPAAAIRVVDGQAKVIEERCISCGHCVKVCSQDAKQIFSEIDIVFDLLRTNKVVAIVAPSFAASFPENYKRVPTALRKLGFTQVVETAFGADLIANHYSEILKSEADKTIISSACPAVVSFIQKYYVELVPNLAKVVSPMIALGRYLKQELGDEIKIVFIGPCVAKKHEAVDDEVYGVIDAVLTFHELKEMFDEKQIEINSLEESEFDPPHAMMGKAYPLAGGLLKTTDINDDVLEKDIIVVEGKKKVLEIIEEIAHNNINAKFTDILFCEGCISGPAIDTTLNYYSRREKVIDYIQEKINNVDRRVWKSNLYNARKLNLIRNFKADNQRRPMPDEEKIREILAQTKKFTPKDELNCGACGYETCREYAIAIAKGLAEKEMCLPYLIDELRTAYENLSNTQEQLRIAEKLASIGQLAAGVAHEINNPLGTILLYTSMLKKELEKYYNDDRYKADFELIIEEANRCKNIVSNLLNFARQGKLNLREFDVKNSVEDVLKPFTVNPSYRNIDFILDAANNDCKIVADEDQLKQVFINVIKNACDAMSESEKKLLKVNVNCADKEVTIEFSDTGIGIPKENQNKIFTPFFTTKSIGKGTGLGLAISYGIIKMHKGNITFTSEEGKGTIFKITLPKNQLSNG; the protein is encoded by the coding sequence ATGAATCATGCAATAGTTACAACCATAACTGATAGATGTAAACGATGTTATTCGTGCATCAGAGAATGCCCGGCTGCCGCTATTCGTGTAGTGGATGGACAAGCAAAAGTTATCGAAGAAAGATGTATTTCGTGCGGACATTGTGTCAAGGTCTGCTCTCAGGATGCAAAACAGATATTCTCAGAAATTGATATTGTATTCGACCTTCTTCGGACAAATAAAGTAGTTGCTATTGTTGCACCTTCCTTCGCTGCTTCATTTCCTGAAAATTATAAAAGAGTTCCAACAGCATTAAGAAAACTTGGTTTCACTCAGGTAGTAGAAACTGCGTTTGGCGCTGATCTTATTGCAAATCATTATTCTGAAATTCTTAAATCAGAAGCTGATAAAACTATTATTAGCTCGGCTTGTCCGGCTGTTGTTAGCTTCATTCAGAAATATTATGTAGAGCTTGTCCCTAATCTTGCAAAGGTTGTTTCACCAATGATTGCACTTGGCAGATATCTTAAACAGGAATTAGGGGATGAAATCAAAATCGTTTTTATCGGTCCTTGTGTAGCAAAAAAACACGAAGCAGTTGATGATGAAGTTTACGGGGTAATTGATGCTGTTTTAACTTTTCACGAATTAAAAGAAATGTTTGATGAAAAACAGATTGAGATAAATTCTCTTGAAGAAAGTGAATTTGATCCTCCACATGCAATGATGGGTAAAGCTTATCCGCTTGCGGGAGGTTTACTTAAAACGACAGACATAAATGATGATGTACTTGAAAAAGATATAATCGTTGTTGAAGGAAAGAAAAAAGTTCTTGAGATAATTGAGGAGATTGCACATAACAACATCAATGCGAAGTTTACAGATATTCTTTTCTGTGAAGGTTGTATAAGCGGACCGGCGATTGATACAACTCTGAACTATTACTCACGACGCGAAAAAGTTATTGATTACATTCAGGAAAAAATTAATAATGTTGATAGAAGAGTCTGGAAGAGTAATCTTTACAATGCAAGAAAATTAAATCTCATAAGAAATTTCAAAGCCGATAATCAGCGACGACCGATGCCTGATGAAGAGAAAATCAGAGAGATACTTGCACAGACAAAAAAGTTCACACCAAAAGATGAACTCAATTGTGGTGCTTGCGGATATGAAACCTGTCGTGAATATGCTATTGCTATTGCAAAAGGTCTTGCCGAAAAAGAAATGTGCTTACCTTATCTTATTGATGAATTAAGAACTGCTTATGAAAATTTAAGTAACACACAGGAACAATTAAGAATAGCAGAAAAGCTTGCGTCAATCGGACAGCTTGCTGCTGGTGTTGCACACGAAATCAATAATCCGCTTGGTACTATTCTGCTATATACTTCAATGCTAAAAAAAGAACTTGAAAAATATTATAATGATGATCGTTATAAAGCTGACTTTGAACTAATTATTGAAGAAGCAAACAGATGTAAAAATATAGTTTCAAATCTTCTGAACTTTGCACGACAGGGAAAATTAAATCTCCGGGAATTTGATGTTAAAAATTCTGTTGAAGATGTTTTAAAACCTTTTACAGTAAATCCATCTTACAGGAATATTGATTTTATCTTAGATGCGGCCAATAATGATTGTAAGATTGTAGCTGATGAAGATCAACTTAAACAAGTTTTTATTAATGTCATTAAAAATGCTTGTGATGCAATGAGCGAATCTGAAAAGAAATTACTTAAAGTCAATGTAAATTGTGCTGATAAAGAAGTTACAATTGAATTTTCAGATACAGGCATAGGTATTCCAAAAGAAAATCAAAATAAAATATTTACTCCTTTCTTCACTACTAAAAGTATTGGGAAAGGAACGGGTTTGGGTCTGGCAATTTCATACGGAATTATTAAAATGCATAAAGGAAATATTACTTTTACTTCCGAAGAAGGTAAAGGAACAATATTCAAAATAACTTTACCGAAGAATCAATTATCTAATGGTTAG
- a CDS encoding response regulator, whose amino-acid sequence MNEKKKILLVDDDLDLLEQNKILIESKGYEVITANSAKEGWEIFKKTKPDACVIDLIMEEYDSGFVLCHRIKKDEHGKNIPVFILTSATYDTGFKFGASTSEEREWINADELINKPVVIDEFVQKLENYFELNQKK is encoded by the coding sequence ATGAATGAAAAAAAGAAAATACTTTTAGTTGATGATGACCTCGATCTTCTTGAACAAAATAAAATCCTTATTGAATCAAAAGGTTATGAAGTGATAACCGCAAACAGTGCAAAAGAAGGTTGGGAAATATTCAAGAAGACCAAACCTGATGCGTGTGTGATAGATTTAATTATGGAAGAGTATGATTCAGGTTTTGTTCTTTGTCATCGTATTAAAAAAGATGAACACGGAAAGAACATCCCTGTTTTCATATTAACTTCAGCAACTTATGACACTGGATTTAAATTCGGTGCATCAACCAGTGAGGAAAGAGAATGGATAAATGCTGATGAACTGATTAACAAGCCAGTTGTTATTGATGAGTTTGTTCAGAAGCTCGAGAATTATTTTGAGTTGAATCAAAAGAAATAG
- a CDS encoding NADH-quinone oxidoreductase subunit NuoF, with product MKNFDQLCCEKCWHTPQNPCEHFIQCCTEGPLCHNDEKCRIEISSLRKRLRYEEHELPIIIIGMGTCGLASGAGKVKETILEELKKLNIEAIVESTGCIGYCAVEPIVDVKLPGEDRVSYCEIVPKIVPKFLHTVLIEKKIFKEKLLGTHGKTNQDARNINEIPFFEFQRKIVLSNCGIINPDSIDTYLAYGGFKAFDKVVRLMKPEEVIKEISISGLRGRGGGGFPTGKKWELAYKQKADQKYLICNADEGDPGAFMDRSLLESDPFRVIEGMMIAAYAIGASQAYIYCRAEYPLAIEKLQNAINLCERYGILGNNILNTGFSLHIKIKKGAGAFVCGEETALIASIEGKRGMPRPRPPYPVQAGLWGKPTVINNVETFGNVPSIILMGGEEFAKIGTEKSKGTKVFALSGNVKNTGLVEVPMGTTLADVVFKIGGGIPNGKEFKAVQIGGPSGGCIPEHLIDTPVDYESLKEIGAMMGSGGFVVMDEDTCMVDVAKYFLTFIQQESCGKCVPCREGTKRMLEIIERIPQRYSSGKDKNEQLLRFKGMIHLQRLADVIKDTSLCGLGQSAPNPVLSGLRYFREEYEEHLYDRKCSAGVCKELLTFTIDNEKCTGCGICLRKCAVEAIVGEKGQAHYILDEKCIKCGMCVENCRFDAINVN from the coding sequence ATGAAAAACTTTGATCAGCTATGTTGTGAAAAATGCTGGCACACTCCGCAAAATCCTTGCGAACATTTTATTCAGTGCTGTACAGAAGGACCCCTTTGTCATAATGATGAAAAATGCCGGATTGAAATTTCATCATTGAGAAAGAGATTAAGATATGAAGAACACGAACTTCCAATAATAATAATTGGAATGGGAACCTGCGGACTTGCTTCAGGTGCAGGAAAAGTTAAAGAGACAATTCTGGAAGAATTAAAAAAGTTAAACATCGAAGCTATTGTTGAATCTACGGGCTGTATTGGTTACTGCGCTGTTGAACCAATTGTTGACGTAAAACTTCCCGGTGAAGACAGAGTTTCTTATTGTGAAATCGTTCCGAAAATAGTTCCTAAGTTTTTACATACCGTTCTGATTGAAAAGAAAATCTTCAAAGAAAAACTTTTAGGAACTCATGGTAAAACAAATCAGGACGCAAGAAATATTAATGAAATTCCTTTCTTCGAATTTCAGAGAAAAATTGTTTTATCAAATTGTGGAATAATAAATCCGGATTCAATTGACACTTATCTTGCTTATGGCGGATTTAAGGCATTCGATAAAGTAGTTCGATTAATGAAACCCGAAGAAGTTATTAAAGAAATTTCAATAAGCGGTTTAAGAGGAAGAGGCGGCGGAGGATTTCCAACAGGGAAGAAATGGGAATTGGCATACAAACAAAAAGCAGATCAGAAATATTTAATCTGTAATGCTGATGAAGGAGATCCGGGTGCATTTATGGATCGTTCTCTTCTCGAAAGCGATCCGTTCAGAGTAATTGAAGGAATGATGATTGCGGCTTATGCAATCGGTGCTTCGCAGGCTTACATTTATTGCCGTGCCGAATATCCGCTTGCAATTGAAAAACTTCAGAATGCAATTAACCTTTGTGAAAGATATGGAATTCTCGGAAACAACATTCTGAATACAGGATTTTCACTTCACATAAAAATTAAAAAGGGTGCAGGTGCTTTTGTATGCGGGGAAGAAACCGCGCTGATAGCTTCTATCGAAGGTAAGAGAGGAATGCCAAGACCTCGTCCACCTTATCCTGTGCAAGCCGGACTTTGGGGCAAACCTACTGTTATTAATAATGTTGAAACTTTTGGTAATGTTCCTTCAATAATTTTGATGGGTGGAGAAGAGTTCGCAAAAATCGGAACAGAGAAATCCAAAGGGACAAAAGTTTTTGCACTCAGTGGCAATGTTAAAAACACCGGACTTGTTGAAGTTCCGATGGGTACAACTCTCGCTGATGTTGTTTTCAAAATTGGCGGAGGAATTCCAAACGGAAAAGAATTCAAAGCAGTTCAGATTGGCGGACCTTCGGGTGGTTGCATTCCCGAGCATTTGATAGATACTCCGGTTGATTATGAATCATTAAAAGAAATTGGTGCTATGATGGGTTCGGGTGGATTTGTTGTAATGGATGAAGATACTTGTATGGTTGATGTAGCGAAGTACTTCTTAACTTTTATTCAACAGGAAAGCTGTGGTAAATGTGTTCCGTGTCGTGAAGGCACAAAAAGAATGCTTGAAATTATTGAAAGAATTCCTCAGCGATATTCATCCGGCAAAGATAAGAATGAACAGTTGTTAAGATTTAAAGGAATGATTCACTTACAGAGACTGGCTGATGTAATTAAAGATACTTCATTGTGCGGATTGGGGCAGTCGGCGCCAAATCCAGTTTTATCAGGATTAAGATATTTCCGTGAAGAATATGAAGAACACTTGTACGATAGAAAATGTTCTGCCGGAGTTTGTAAGGAACTTCTGACTTTCACAATAGATAATGAGAAGTGTACAGGCTGTGGAATCTGTTTGAGAAAATGTGCAGTTGAAGCAATTGTTGGTGAAAAAGGTCAGGCACATTATATACTCGATGAAAAATGCATTAAGTGCGGAATGTGTGTTGAGAATTGCCGCTTTGATGCGATAAATGTTAATTAG
- the nuoE gene encoding NADH-quinone oxidoreductase subunit NuoE, whose protein sequence is MHKQIFESYKPLDRSSLIPLLQDIQNIYGYLPENALRDISDFVGVPLSRVYGVATFYNQFRLTPLGKNIIRVCRGTACHVKNSANILYALESELGIKAGETTRDKQFTIEVVNCIGACSIAPVILVNDDYHGRITVKDIPKILKKYQTTPANKKPEKAEVEE, encoded by the coding sequence ATGCACAAACAAATATTTGAATCATATAAGCCGCTTGACAGAAGTAGTCTTATTCCGCTTCTTCAGGATATTCAGAATATTTATGGCTATTTACCTGAAAATGCATTAAGAGATATTTCAGACTTTGTTGGAGTTCCTTTGAGCAGAGTTTACGGAGTTGCAACTTTTTACAATCAGTTCAGATTAACTCCATTGGGAAAAAATATAATTCGTGTTTGCAGAGGAACTGCCTGCCATGTAAAAAATTCAGCTAATATTCTTTATGCACTTGAAAGCGAACTCGGAATTAAAGCAGGAGAAACTACTCGCGATAAGCAATTCACAATCGAAGTTGTTAACTGCATCGGTGCTTGCTCAATAGCACCTGTAATTCTGGTTAATGATGATTATCACGGAAGAATAACCGTTAAAGACATTCCAAAAATTCTAAAGAAATATCAAACCACGCCGGCAAATAAAAAGCCCGAGAAAGCAGAGGTGGAAGAATGA
- a CDS encoding NADH-dependent [FeFe] hydrogenase, group A6 has translation MVQLTINGIKVNAEEGMTILDAAKSVGITIPTLCHMKNLFPSGACRICSVEVEGFKGLTPACAYPVSDGLVVETDSPRVRKARKTIVELLVENHPQDCLICVRNKNCELQDLSERYGVREHRYVGETKSHAIDISSASMERDPAKCILCGRCVRACHEVQKIGAIDFTKRGFASIVTTPYNKGLNVSDCILCGQCILVCPTAALREKSSVKEVASALYDRKKYCIAQVAPAVRASIGEEYNMPLGTDVTGLLVTGLRRLGFKKVFDTNFAADLTIMEEASELINRIQNGGSLPMFTSCCPGWVKYAEMNNPEILDHISTCKSPHEMEGAVLKTYYAKKMGIDPKDIFVVSIMPCTVKKYESARPELKEEVLPDVDAVLTTRELVRFFKIAGIDFNDLPESEFDNPLGESTGAAAIFGTSGGVMEAALRTAYWKLTGKELDKLEFEEIRGMEGVKEATVNINGMDINIAVVNGIGNVKQIVEEVAAGKSKHHFIEVMACPGGCINGGGQPIHQKPEKVMKRVKVLYQIDENAKHRRSHENESVKTLYREFFGEPNSHKAHEILHTEYFDKKKILRN, from the coding sequence ATGGTTCAGTTAACTATAAACGGAATAAAAGTAAATGCAGAAGAAGGAATGACAATTCTTGATGCTGCAAAGTCTGTTGGAATAACAATTCCAACTTTGTGTCATATGAAAAACTTATTTCCATCCGGAGCTTGCAGAATATGTTCTGTTGAAGTTGAAGGATTCAAAGGATTAACACCCGCTTGTGCTTATCCCGTTTCTGATGGATTGGTTGTTGAAACAGATTCGCCTCGTGTAAGAAAAGCAAGAAAAACTATTGTTGAATTACTTGTGGAAAATCATCCGCAGGATTGTTTAATCTGCGTAAGAAATAAAAACTGTGAATTGCAGGATTTATCCGAAAGATACGGAGTTCGTGAACATCGTTATGTTGGTGAAACTAAATCTCACGCAATTGATATCTCAAGCGCTTCGATGGAAAGAGACCCAGCAAAATGTATTCTTTGCGGCAGATGCGTTCGTGCTTGTCACGAAGTTCAAAAAATCGGTGCGATTGATTTTACGAAAAGAGGATTTGCCTCAATCGTTACAACTCCTTACAACAAAGGATTGAATGTAAGCGATTGTATTCTGTGCGGACAATGTATTCTTGTATGTCCAACAGCAGCATTAAGAGAAAAAAGCTCTGTAAAGGAAGTAGCTTCTGCACTGTATGACAGAAAAAAATATTGTATCGCTCAGGTTGCGCCTGCTGTTCGTGCTTCAATTGGTGAAGAATATAATATGCCTTTAGGTACTGATGTTACCGGTTTACTTGTTACAGGACTTCGTCGCCTCGGCTTCAAAAAAGTTTTTGACACAAACTTTGCGGCTGACTTGACAATTATGGAAGAAGCTTCCGAATTAATTAACAGAATTCAGAATGGCGGTTCACTGCCAATGTTCACAAGTTGCTGTCCCGGTTGGGTTAAATATGCTGAGATGAACAATCCTGAAATACTTGATCATATTTCAACTTGTAAATCTCCACACGAAATGGAGGGAGCAGTTCTTAAAACTTATTATGCTAAGAAAATGGGAATTGATCCGAAAGATATTTTTGTTGTTTCGATTATGCCTTGTACAGTTAAGAAATATGAATCCGCTAGACCTGAACTGAAAGAAGAAGTTCTTCCTGATGTTGATGCCGTTCTGACAACAAGAGAGTTAGTTCGCTTCTTCAAAATTGCAGGAATTGATTTTAATGATTTACCTGAAAGTGAATTTGATAATCCGCTTGGTGAATCAACAGGTGCAGCTGCAATATTCGGAACAAGCGGTGGTGTAATGGAAGCTGCATTGAGAACAGCTTATTGGAAACTTACAGGCAAAGAACTTGATAAACTTGAGTTTGAAGAAATCCGCGGAATGGAAGGCGTTAAAGAAGCAACAGTCAATATCAATGGGATGGATATAAATATCGCAGTAGTTAATGGAATCGGTAATGTTAAGCAGATTGTTGAAGAGGTTGCAGCAGGAAAATCAAAACATCATTTCATTGAAGTTATGGCTTGTCCCGGTGGTTGCATCAACGGTGGCGGACAGCCAATTCATCAGAAACCAGAAAAAGTAATGAAACGTGTTAAAGTCCTTTATCAGATTGATGAAAATGCAAAGCACAGAAGATCACACGAGAATGAATCAGTGAAAACTTTGTACCGAGAATTTTTTGGTGAACCAAATTCTCACAAAGCTCACGAGATTCTTCATACTGAGTATTTTGATAAGAAGAAAATTTTAAGAAATTAG
- the hydF gene encoding [FeFe] hydrogenase H-cluster maturation GTPase HydF, which translates to MNKVAEANRPHIAIVGRRNVGKSSLVNALLGQDLSIVSDVPGTTTDPVKKAFELLPYGPVVLVDTAGIDDEGELGQKRISKTIKILSQSDFALVVLDARERLQSKELELLAYLDKISVNYIVAINKIEFGVNPKLLDELKELRITHFEVSCKEKVGIDELKRKMIRMLPAEIEPPLISDIVSQGDVVVMVVPIDLGAPKGRLILPQVQTIREALDEDTIVIVCKDKELRSILNNLKNYPDLVITDSQAIMRVAADVPEKVKLTTFSILMARHKGDLPTFVRGLKRVEELENGDKVLIAEACTHHAQADDIGTVKIPRWLRNHTRKNLQIDIAHGADYPDNLSDYKLIVHCGGCMLTRRAMLTRMNEAKLLDVPIVNYGVLISYMHGAIPRALRPFEEAIAEWERLKVNTR; encoded by the coding sequence TTGAATAAAGTAGCTGAAGCAAACAGACCACACATAGCAATTGTCGGAAGAAGAAATGTTGGGAAATCTTCTTTGGTAAATGCATTACTAGGACAGGATTTGTCAATAGTATCTGATGTTCCAGGTACTACAACCGACCCTGTTAAAAAAGCATTTGAGCTTTTACCATACGGACCCGTTGTGTTAGTTGATACTGCCGGGATTGATGATGAAGGTGAACTCGGTCAAAAGAGAATAAGTAAGACAATTAAAATTCTTTCACAATCTGATTTTGCTCTTGTTGTGCTTGATGCAAGGGAACGATTGCAGAGTAAAGAATTAGAGTTACTGGCATATCTTGATAAAATTTCTGTCAACTATATAGTTGCGATAAATAAAATTGAATTTGGAGTTAATCCAAAATTACTTGATGAACTTAAAGAACTACGCATCACACACTTTGAAGTATCCTGCAAAGAGAAAGTCGGTATTGATGAGCTTAAAAGAAAAATGATTCGTATGCTTCCAGCAGAAATTGAACCACCACTTATCAGCGACATTGTTTCGCAAGGTGATGTTGTAGTAATGGTTGTTCCGATTGATTTGGGCGCACCAAAGGGAAGATTGATTTTACCTCAGGTTCAAACAATCCGTGAGGCACTTGATGAAGATACAATTGTAATTGTCTGCAAGGATAAAGAACTTCGTTCAATATTGAATAATCTGAAAAACTATCCGGATCTGGTAATCACTGACAGTCAGGCAATAATGCGTGTGGCTGCCGATGTTCCGGAAAAAGTTAAGCTTACTACTTTTTCGATTTTAATGGCTCGTCATAAAGGCGATCTTCCGACTTTTGTGAGAGGATTGAAAAGAGTTGAAGAGCTTGAGAACGGTGATAAAGTTTTAATAGCCGAAGCTTGTACACATCATGCTCAGGCAGATGATATCGGTACAGTTAAAATTCCGAGATGGCTACGAAATCATACAAGAAAAAATTTACAGATTGATATTGCACACGGAGCTGATTATCCTGATAACCTTTCCGATTATAAACTTATCGTTCACTGCGGAGGATGTATGCTTACACGACGGGCAATGTTAACAAGGATGAACGAGGCAAAACTCCTTGATGTCCCGATTGTTAATTATGGAGTTCTTATTTCTTATATGCACGGTGCCATTCCACGAGCACTTCGTCCTTTTGAAGAAGCAATTGCAGAATGGGAAAGACTAAAAGTTAATACCAGATAA